The following proteins are encoded in a genomic region of Primulina huaijiensis isolate GDHJ02 unplaced genomic scaffold, ASM1229523v2 scaffold25037, whole genome shotgun sequence:
- the LOC140967378 gene encoding uncharacterized protein has product MERLKSKHAMLLLWAALLSQNLLVPVMSAASFEDQKNYYPPSVSYTPPSQGSGGGHATPTPSHGGGSGSSGGSPPANCGTPPSGRHHRTSPSTPGGGGGGGGGYYHSPPTSTPSPTTPTTPTPGSGTSPTTPIVNPPIVTPGTPSTPGVTTPSPPFSFGPTSPPFTCIFWRNHPTLVWGLIGWLGTVGGPVNGGTLGGTFGLPTVPGFSPNTNVLQALSNTHTDGYGELYREGTAAFLNSMAHARFPYTTTQVRDSFIAALSSNKAASTQAQLFKLANEGRTQPRI; this is encoded by the exons ATGGAGAGGTTGAAAAGTAAGCATGCGATGTTGCTTCTGTGGGCTGCATTGCTTTCCCAAAACTTGCTCGTTCCTGTCATGTCTGCAGCAAGCTTTGAGGATCAGAAAAACTACTATCCTCCATCAG TTTCATACACCCCTCCATCACAAGGTTCAGGAGGTGGCCATGCAACTCCAACACCTTCTCATGGAGGTGGCAGCGGCAGCTCCGGAGGTTCTCCACCAGCCAACTGCGGTACCCCACCAAGCGGCAGACATCACCGAACTAGTCCATCTACTccaggtggaggtggaggtggaggtggcgGATACTACCACTCCCCTCCAACCTCAACCCCGTCCCCTACGACACCAACCACTCCGACACCAGGAAGTGGAACTTCGCCAACCACCCCAATCGTCAACCCTCCAATTGTCACCCCGGGGACTCCAAGCACTCCCGGCGTCACAACTCCGTCACCTCCATTTTCCTTTGGTCCAACCTCTCCACCTTTTACTTGCAT TTTCTGGAGGAATCACCCGACATTGGTGTGGGGATTAATTGGCTGGCTTGGAACAGTTGGCGGACCAGTTAATGGCGGAACACTTGGTGGCACATTCGGCTTGCCTACTGTTCCTGGATTTAGTCCTAACACAAATGTGCTTCAGGCTCTTTCAAACACACATACCGACGGCTATGGAGAACTTTACAGGGAAGGGACTGCAGCTTTCCTCAACTCCATGGCGCACGCGAGATTCCCTTACACAACCACACAAGTCAGGGATAGTTTTATTGCGGCGCTTAGCTCAAACAAAGCAGCATCAACTCAGGCACAGCTCTTCAAGCTGGCTAATGAGGGTAGAACCCAGCCAAGAATATGA
- the LOC140967456 gene encoding uncharacterized protein isoform X1, whose translation MLPAMFRRGNRSLNHSSSAGNTQLSVFVLFLVLIMVALTVRFGKIGYRSSSMSELQSQKWNSFESLVRLDPTVEFRNGTNLIWQLPDSPKAVLFLAHGCNGRAANFWDKSPSCPTCVGLPEERLIVLHALARKFAVLAISSKGRCWSPGEERWIAKDIIQWWVAERMLEKFPLFALGASSGGYFVSVLAMVVRFKGISLMIAEGEFNHLDITKDYPATLFVHMPKDEKRKRRIEKYMVAMSRMGIDVTEIKCMEFPLTPELFANRIPGLDQSLSATLFKVFQDRSFVDENGYMRDDGRAIPWKTALEERNILLPDKSFIDHIQEEMNLAFAYHEMTSIQSQQIFDWFESHKS comes from the exons ATGCTTCCAG CCATGTTTAGACGCGGAAACAGATCGCTGAACCATTCAAGCAGTGCGGGAAATACTCAACTTtcagtttttgttttgtttctgGTTCTGATAATGGTGGCATTGACTGTAAGATTTGGGAAAATAGGTTATAGATCCAGTTCAATGTCTGAGCTTCAGAGCCAAAAATGGAATAGCTTCGAATCTTTGGTTCGATTAGATCCCACGGTGGAGTTTAGGAATGGGACCAATTTAATCTGGCAGTTACCCGACTCACCTAAGGCAGTTCTTTTCTTGGCTCATGGCTGTAATGGTAGAGCAGCAAACTTTTGGGATAAGTCTCCTAGTTGCCCAACTTGTGTTGGTTTGCCTGAAGAGAGGCTCATTGTGCTTCATGCCTTGGCTAGAAAATTTGCTGTGCTTGCCATATCAAGTAAAGGACGCTGTTGGTCACCTGGGGAGGAAAGGTGGATTGCTAAAGATATTATTCAATGGTGGGTTGCTGAGCGAATGCTAGAAAAGTTTCCTTTATTTGCGTTAGGTGCATCCTCAGGTGGATATTTTGTCTCTGTGCTTGCCATGGTGGTACGATTCAAAGGTATTTCTTTAATGATTGCCGAAGGCGAGTTTAATCATCTGGATATCACAAAGGACTACCCTGCTACACTTTTTGTGCACATGCCCAAAGATGAAAAGAGGAAACGGAGGATTGAGAAGTATATGGTGGCTATGAGTAGAATGGGAATCGATGTTACTGAAATCAAGTGCATGGAATTCCCTTTGACCCCTGAATTATTTGCCAATAGAATTCCTGGTCTTGACCAATCGCTGTCAGCAACATTGTTCAAAGTTTTTCAGGACCGAAGCTTTGTCGATGAGAATGGTTACATGAGGGATGACGGGCGTGCAATACCATGGAAAACTGCTCTTGAGGAGAGAAATATTCTTCTTCCAGATAAATCATTTATCGATCACATTCAAGAGGAAATGAATCTTGCATTTGCATATCATGAAATGACCAGCATACAGTCTCAGCAAATCTTTGACTGGTTTGAATCTCATAAGAGCTGA
- the LOC140967456 gene encoding uncharacterized protein isoform X2 — protein MLPGYRSSSMSELQSQKWNSFESLVRLDPTVEFRNGTNLIWQLPDSPKAVLFLAHGCNGRAANFWDKSPSCPTCVGLPEERLIVLHALARKFAVLAISSKGRCWSPGEERWIAKDIIQWWVAERMLEKFPLFALGASSGGYFVSVLAMVVRFKGISLMIAEGEFNHLDITKDYPATLFVHMPKDEKRKRRIEKYMVAMSRMGIDVTEIKCMEFPLTPELFANRIPGLDQSLSATLFKVFQDRSFVDENGYMRDDGRAIPWKTALEERNILLPDKSFIDHIQEEMNLAFAYHEMTSIQSQQIFDWFESHKS, from the exons ATGCTTCCAG GTTATAGATCCAGTTCAATGTCTGAGCTTCAGAGCCAAAAATGGAATAGCTTCGAATCTTTGGTTCGATTAGATCCCACGGTGGAGTTTAGGAATGGGACCAATTTAATCTGGCAGTTACCCGACTCACCTAAGGCAGTTCTTTTCTTGGCTCATGGCTGTAATGGTAGAGCAGCAAACTTTTGGGATAAGTCTCCTAGTTGCCCAACTTGTGTTGGTTTGCCTGAAGAGAGGCTCATTGTGCTTCATGCCTTGGCTAGAAAATTTGCTGTGCTTGCCATATCAAGTAAAGGACGCTGTTGGTCACCTGGGGAGGAAAGGTGGATTGCTAAAGATATTATTCAATGGTGGGTTGCTGAGCGAATGCTAGAAAAGTTTCCTTTATTTGCGTTAGGTGCATCCTCAGGTGGATATTTTGTCTCTGTGCTTGCCATGGTGGTACGATTCAAAGGTATTTCTTTAATGATTGCCGAAGGCGAGTTTAATCATCTGGATATCACAAAGGACTACCCTGCTACACTTTTTGTGCACATGCCCAAAGATGAAAAGAGGAAACGGAGGATTGAGAAGTATATGGTGGCTATGAGTAGAATGGGAATCGATGTTACTGAAATCAAGTGCATGGAATTCCCTTTGACCCCTGAATTATTTGCCAATAGAATTCCTGGTCTTGACCAATCGCTGTCAGCAACATTGTTCAAAGTTTTTCAGGACCGAAGCTTTGTCGATGAGAATGGTTACATGAGGGATGACGGGCGTGCAATACCATGGAAAACTGCTCTTGAGGAGAGAAATATTCTTCTTCCAGATAAATCATTTATCGATCACATTCAAGAGGAAATGAATCTTGCATTTGCATATCATGAAATGACCAGCATACAGTCTCAGCAAATCTTTGACTGGTTTGAATCTCATAAGAGCTGA
- the LOC140967424 gene encoding probable galacturonosyltransferase 15 isoform X1 gives MKLYISTTRTKRVAAYSAAAEGAGVGGTRSEMKGKNPPSTAFGRRLYHRVAILPVLLLFGLVLPLLFVRTAFLVFESAARCSSSIGCMTLRIFGGSDAALLREELTRALLEATTSNGEYGGGVGIGTVESSNLVPVTFKDLVEDMVSNKQDVKAFAFKTRAVIEKMEHTVKTAKWQESVYWHLAAHGVPNSMHCLSLKLTEEYAINAVARSRLPLPQYVYRLTDTSFQHVVLLTDNVLAASVVISSTIKTSINPKNLVFHVITDKKTYTSMHAWFALNTIDSAVVEVKGLHQYEWSHDVNVGIKEMFEIHHQIMKYNLRNLKKGGFDNKEDYDHKLGVLIPSSFSLLNYLRIYLPELFPDLDKVVLLDDDIVAQHDLSSVWDLDLNDKVVGAVVDSWCGHDCCPGRKYKDYFNFTDPIIISDLDPDRCGWQYGMTIFDLKKWRKTNITAVYHQWLKHNLNSGFVLWHTGALPPALIAFKNHVHRIDSSWQLAGLGHRFHQVDKQMSEAAAVIHFSGPAKPWLKIASPEVRDLWTRHVNLSIECIRRCGIAG, from the exons ATGAAGCTTTACATATCCACGACTAGGACTAAGAGAGTTGCGGCATACAGTGCCGCCGCAGAGGGCGCCGGCGTTGGAGGTACTCGGAGTGAGATGAAAGGGAAGAATCCGCCATCGACAGCGTTCGGCCGCCGATTATACCATCGGGTGGCGATTTTACCGGTGTTGCTGTTGTTTGGGCTGGTGTTGCCTTTACTCTTCGTTAGAACTGCTTTTCTAGTATTTGAATCCGCCGCTCGTTGCTCTTCCTCCATCG GATGTATGACGCTAAGGATTTTTGGCGGGAGCGATGCTGCTCTG CTCAGAGAAGAGCTGACAAGGGCTCTACTGGAGGCAACCACTAGTAATGGTGAATATGGGGGTGGAGTCGGAATTGGAACAGTGGAGAGTTCAAATCTAGTACCAGTTACATTTAAGGATCTTGTGGAGGACATGGTGTCCAATAAACAAGACGTTAAAGCCTTCGCTTTCAAGACCAGAGCCGTG ATTGAGAAGATGGAACACACGGTTAAAACAGCTAAATGGCAGGAATCTGTTTACTGGCATTTAGCTGCTCATGGAGTACCCAACAGCATGCACTGTCTTTCTCTTAAGTTGACCGAAGAGTATGCCATAAATGCAGTGGCTCGTTCTCGTTTACCTTTGCCTCAATATGTTTACCGCCTCACCGACACTTCATTTCAACATGTTGTTCTTCTAACCGACAATGTCCTGGCTGCATCTGTTGTAATCTCCTCTACCATTAAAACTTCGATCAATCCCAAAAACTTGGTATTTCATGTGATCACTGATAAGAAAACATACACTTCAATGCATGCATGGTTTGCATTGAACACGATAGATTCTGCAGTCGTTGAAGTCAAGGGCTTGCATCAATACGAGTGGTCTCATGATGTAAATGTCGGAATTAAGGAgatgtttgaaattcatcaCCAGATCATGAAGTACAATTTGAGAAATCTAAAGAAGGGAGGCTTTGATAACAAGGAAGATTATGATCACAAACTAGGTGTCCTAATCCCCAGCAGCTTTTCACTTTTGAATTACCTCCGCATTTATCTCCCCGAG CTGTTCCCAGATCTTGACAAGGTAGTGTTATTGGATGATGATATTGTTGCACAACATGACTTATCATCTGTATGGGACTTGGACCTCAATGACAAGGTTGTAGGTGCAGTTGTAGATTCATGGTGCGGACATGACTGTTGTCCAGGAAGAAAATACAAGGATTACTTCAATTTTACAGATCCAATCATAATATCTGACTTGGATCCTGATCGTTGTGGATGGCAATACGGGATGACTATCTTTGACCTCAAAAAATGGAGGAAGACTAACATCACTGCAGTATATCACCAATGGCTCAAACAT AACCTAAATTCTGGTTTTGTACTATGGCATACTGGAGCACTTCCTCCCGCTTTGATTGCTTTCAAAAACCATGTGCATCGCATTGATTCTTCATGGCAACTGGCTGGTTTGGGTCATCGTTTCCACCAAGTTGATAAACAGATGTCAGAAGCTGCGGCGGTTATACACTTTAGCGGGCCAGCAAAGCCATGGCTCAAAATTGCGTCCCCTGAGGTAAGAGACCTTTGGACTAGGCATGTAAATTTATCGATCGAATGTATAAGAAGATGTGGCATAGCGGGCTAA
- the LOC140967424 gene encoding probable galacturonosyltransferase 15 isoform X2: MQPSPGAWVKSWQVALPTDLEELTRALLEATTSNGEYGGGVGIGTVESSNLVPVTFKDLVEDMVSNKQDVKAFAFKTRAVIEKMEHTVKTAKWQESVYWHLAAHGVPNSMHCLSLKLTEEYAINAVARSRLPLPQYVYRLTDTSFQHVVLLTDNVLAASVVISSTIKTSINPKNLVFHVITDKKTYTSMHAWFALNTIDSAVVEVKGLHQYEWSHDVNVGIKEMFEIHHQIMKYNLRNLKKGGFDNKEDYDHKLGVLIPSSFSLLNYLRIYLPELFPDLDKVVLLDDDIVAQHDLSSVWDLDLNDKVVGAVVDSWCGHDCCPGRKYKDYFNFTDPIIISDLDPDRCGWQYGMTIFDLKKWRKTNITAVYHQWLKHNLNSGFVLWHTGALPPALIAFKNHVHRIDSSWQLAGLGHRFHQVDKQMSEAAAVIHFSGPAKPWLKIASPEVRDLWTRHVNLSIECIRRCGIAG, encoded by the exons ATGCAGCCTTCACCCGGTGCTTGGGTAAAAAGTTGGCAAGTTGCACTGCCGACCGATTT AGAAGAGCTGACAAGGGCTCTACTGGAGGCAACCACTAGTAATGGTGAATATGGGGGTGGAGTCGGAATTGGAACAGTGGAGAGTTCAAATCTAGTACCAGTTACATTTAAGGATCTTGTGGAGGACATGGTGTCCAATAAACAAGACGTTAAAGCCTTCGCTTTCAAGACCAGAGCCGTG ATTGAGAAGATGGAACACACGGTTAAAACAGCTAAATGGCAGGAATCTGTTTACTGGCATTTAGCTGCTCATGGAGTACCCAACAGCATGCACTGTCTTTCTCTTAAGTTGACCGAAGAGTATGCCATAAATGCAGTGGCTCGTTCTCGTTTACCTTTGCCTCAATATGTTTACCGCCTCACCGACACTTCATTTCAACATGTTGTTCTTCTAACCGACAATGTCCTGGCTGCATCTGTTGTAATCTCCTCTACCATTAAAACTTCGATCAATCCCAAAAACTTGGTATTTCATGTGATCACTGATAAGAAAACATACACTTCAATGCATGCATGGTTTGCATTGAACACGATAGATTCTGCAGTCGTTGAAGTCAAGGGCTTGCATCAATACGAGTGGTCTCATGATGTAAATGTCGGAATTAAGGAgatgtttgaaattcatcaCCAGATCATGAAGTACAATTTGAGAAATCTAAAGAAGGGAGGCTTTGATAACAAGGAAGATTATGATCACAAACTAGGTGTCCTAATCCCCAGCAGCTTTTCACTTTTGAATTACCTCCGCATTTATCTCCCCGAG CTGTTCCCAGATCTTGACAAGGTAGTGTTATTGGATGATGATATTGTTGCACAACATGACTTATCATCTGTATGGGACTTGGACCTCAATGACAAGGTTGTAGGTGCAGTTGTAGATTCATGGTGCGGACATGACTGTTGTCCAGGAAGAAAATACAAGGATTACTTCAATTTTACAGATCCAATCATAATATCTGACTTGGATCCTGATCGTTGTGGATGGCAATACGGGATGACTATCTTTGACCTCAAAAAATGGAGGAAGACTAACATCACTGCAGTATATCACCAATGGCTCAAACAT AACCTAAATTCTGGTTTTGTACTATGGCATACTGGAGCACTTCCTCCCGCTTTGATTGCTTTCAAAAACCATGTGCATCGCATTGATTCTTCATGGCAACTGGCTGGTTTGGGTCATCGTTTCCACCAAGTTGATAAACAGATGTCAGAAGCTGCGGCGGTTATACACTTTAGCGGGCCAGCAAAGCCATGGCTCAAAATTGCGTCCCCTGAGGTAAGAGACCTTTGGACTAGGCATGTAAATTTATCGATCGAATGTATAAGAAGATGTGGCATAGCGGGCTAA
- the LOC140967424 gene encoding probable galacturonosyltransferase 15 isoform X3 has translation MVSNKQDVKAFAFKTRAVIEKMEHTVKTAKWQESVYWHLAAHGVPNSMHCLSLKLTEEYAINAVARSRLPLPQYVYRLTDTSFQHVVLLTDNVLAASVVISSTIKTSINPKNLVFHVITDKKTYTSMHAWFALNTIDSAVVEVKGLHQYEWSHDVNVGIKEMFEIHHQIMKYNLRNLKKGGFDNKEDYDHKLGVLIPSSFSLLNYLRIYLPELFPDLDKVVLLDDDIVAQHDLSSVWDLDLNDKVVGAVVDSWCGHDCCPGRKYKDYFNFTDPIIISDLDPDRCGWQYGMTIFDLKKWRKTNITAVYHQWLKHNLNSGFVLWHTGALPPALIAFKNHVHRIDSSWQLAGLGHRFHQVDKQMSEAAAVIHFSGPAKPWLKIASPEVRDLWTRHVNLSIECIRRCGIAG, from the exons ATGGTGTCCAATAAACAAGACGTTAAAGCCTTCGCTTTCAAGACCAGAGCCGTG ATTGAGAAGATGGAACACACGGTTAAAACAGCTAAATGGCAGGAATCTGTTTACTGGCATTTAGCTGCTCATGGAGTACCCAACAGCATGCACTGTCTTTCTCTTAAGTTGACCGAAGAGTATGCCATAAATGCAGTGGCTCGTTCTCGTTTACCTTTGCCTCAATATGTTTACCGCCTCACCGACACTTCATTTCAACATGTTGTTCTTCTAACCGACAATGTCCTGGCTGCATCTGTTGTAATCTCCTCTACCATTAAAACTTCGATCAATCCCAAAAACTTGGTATTTCATGTGATCACTGATAAGAAAACATACACTTCAATGCATGCATGGTTTGCATTGAACACGATAGATTCTGCAGTCGTTGAAGTCAAGGGCTTGCATCAATACGAGTGGTCTCATGATGTAAATGTCGGAATTAAGGAgatgtttgaaattcatcaCCAGATCATGAAGTACAATTTGAGAAATCTAAAGAAGGGAGGCTTTGATAACAAGGAAGATTATGATCACAAACTAGGTGTCCTAATCCCCAGCAGCTTTTCACTTTTGAATTACCTCCGCATTTATCTCCCCGAG CTGTTCCCAGATCTTGACAAGGTAGTGTTATTGGATGATGATATTGTTGCACAACATGACTTATCATCTGTATGGGACTTGGACCTCAATGACAAGGTTGTAGGTGCAGTTGTAGATTCATGGTGCGGACATGACTGTTGTCCAGGAAGAAAATACAAGGATTACTTCAATTTTACAGATCCAATCATAATATCTGACTTGGATCCTGATCGTTGTGGATGGCAATACGGGATGACTATCTTTGACCTCAAAAAATGGAGGAAGACTAACATCACTGCAGTATATCACCAATGGCTCAAACAT AACCTAAATTCTGGTTTTGTACTATGGCATACTGGAGCACTTCCTCCCGCTTTGATTGCTTTCAAAAACCATGTGCATCGCATTGATTCTTCATGGCAACTGGCTGGTTTGGGTCATCGTTTCCACCAAGTTGATAAACAGATGTCAGAAGCTGCGGCGGTTATACACTTTAGCGGGCCAGCAAAGCCATGGCTCAAAATTGCGTCCCCTGAGGTAAGAGACCTTTGGACTAGGCATGTAAATTTATCGATCGAATGTATAAGAAGATGTGGCATAGCGGGCTAA
- the LOC140967423 gene encoding zinc finger BED domain-containing protein RICESLEEPER 1-like, translating into MDGSDEAVVVNSTRLKSAVWNDFDRVRRGETYMAVCRHCKRILSGSSTSGTSHLRNHLTRCHKRSNHDITQFLTRGKRKQSNLALTKYNSVQIKNEMVTVASNTCEQGLKSGNMSMGSFNVDQRKSQTDLARMIIMHGYPLSMVEDIGFKTFVRNLQPLFDLVTVDKVQADCMEIYRKEKQRVYEELDKLPGKVSLSAERWTSNGDTEYLSLIAHFIDDSWELKKRVLNFLAIDPFQAEDLLSEVIMTNLRNWDIDRKLFSLTVDNCSTYDRIVYRIRDQLSQRKLLVCEGQLFDVRCAANTVKLLVQDVLGTSQEISDKVREAIRFVQNSQATREKFEEIVQLVGVNCQQLLSLDNPFRWNSTYSMLETALEYKEALSQLQEHDPSFSIFPSCLDWDRLRAITSILKFFHEVSNVFAGGKHSTANSYFAEICDIHLQLIEWCQKSDDFVSSLALKLKTKFDEYWKKCSLIMAIAAILDPRFKMKLVEYYYPQIYGDTAIDCIDIVSNCIKALYNGLAIYNPLAAHGQCSNSETSGSAVKDRLTGFDRFLHENSVNQNIKSDLDKYLEEPLFPRSVDFSILNWWKVHEPRYPVLSMMARNILGIPISKVSHESLFDFRDRALNHCWSSLKPDSLQALVCSQDWMQYGFEVTETKSLPTPTFALRYDAN; encoded by the exons ATGGATGGCTCTGATGAAGCTGTCGTTGTTAACTCTACTAGATTGAAATCTGCTGTCTGGAATGATTTTGATAGAGTTAGAAGAGGTGAAACATACATGGCCGTCTGTCGGCACTGTAAAAGAATACTTAGCGGGTCAAGTACCAGTGGAACATCTCATTTGAGAAATCATTTAACTAGGTGCCATAAAAGATCAAACCATGACATTACTCAATTCTTGACAAGGGGCAAGAGAAAGCAAAGCAACCTTGCCCTTACCAAGTACAACTCAGTTCAAATAAAGAATGAGATGGTCACTGTTGCAAGTAATACTTGTGAACAAGGGCTGAAAAGTGGAAATATGAGCATGGGGAGTTTCAATGTTGATCAGAGGAAGAGTCAGACAGATCTTGCACGCATGATCATCATGCATGGTTATCCATTGAGCATGGTTGAGGATATAGGCTTCAAGACATTTGTTCGAAATCTTCAGCCCTTGTTTGATCTTGTGACTGTTGATAAAGTTCAGGCTGACTGTATGGAGATCTATAGAAAAGAGAAACAGAGAGTATACGAGGAGCTTGATAAACTGCCTGGGAAAGTCAGCCTTAGTGCTGAGAGATGGACTTCTAATGGAGATACAGAGTATCTGAGTTTGATTGCACATTTTATCGATGATTCTTGGGAACTAAAGAAGAGGGTTTTGAACTTTTTAGCCATTGATCCCTTTCAAGCTGAAGACTTGCTTTCGGAAGTAATCATGACAAATCTTAGGAACTGGGATATTGATAGAAAGTTGTTCTCATTGACAGTTGATAACTGTTCCACCTATGACAGGATTGTGTATAGAATCAGAGACCAACTCAGCCAGCGCAAGTTACTGGTATGTGAGGGCCAATTATTTGATGTACGCTGCGCAGCAAATACCGTCAAGTTGTTAGTCCAAGATGTCCTTGGAACATCACAAGAGATCAGTGACAAAGTTCGTGAAGCTATACGGTTTGTTCAAAATTCACAAGCCACTAGAGAAAAGTTTGAAGAGATAGTTCAATTAGTTGGGGTTAATTGCCAGCAACTCTTATCACTTGATAACCCATTTCGATGGAACTCAACATATTCAATGCTTGAAACTGCTTTAGAGTACAAAGAAGCACTCTCTCAATTGCAAGAACATGACCCTAGCTTCTCAATATTCCCATCTTGTTTAGATTGGGACAGACTGCGAGCTATCACTAGTATCTTGAAGTTCTTTCATGAAGTTTCCAATGTCTTTGCGGGAGGCAAGCATTCCACTGCTAATTCATACTTTGCTGAGATTTGTGACATTCATCTACAGCTGATTGAGTGGTGCCAGAAGTCAGATGATTTCGTTAGCAGTTTAGCATTGAAATTGAAAACAAAGTTTGACGAATATTGGAAAAAATGCAGCTTGATTATGGCCATTGCAGCCATCTTAGATCCCAGATTCAAAATGAAATTAGTGGAGTACTACTATCCGCAAATTTATGGTGATACTGCTATAGATTGCATAGATATTGTTTCAAATTGTATCAAAGCTTTGTACAATGGTCTTGCTATCTACAACCCATTAGCGGCTCATGGTCAATGTTCAAATTCGGAAACGAGTGGTAGTGCTGTTAAGGATAGGCTTACTGGCTTTGACCGATTCCTGCACGAAAATTCTGTTaaccaaaacataaaatctGACCTAGACAAGTATTTGGAGGAACCCCTCTTCCCACGAAGTGTTGATTTCAGTATATTGAATTGGTGGAAGGTTCACGAACCAAGATATCCTGTGCTGTCAATGATGGCACGCAACATTTTAGGGATTCCAATATCGAAAGTATCCCATGAGTCTCTATTTGATTTTCGAGATAGGGCCCTTAATCACTGCTGGAGTTCACTCAAGCCAGATAGTTTGCAAGCTTTGGTGTGTTCCCAGGATTGGATGCAGTATGGATTTGAAG TGACAGAGACGAAATCTCTCCCGACCCCTACCTTTGCGTTGCGCTACGATGCAAACTAA
- the LOC140967422 gene encoding HVA22-like protein f isoform X1 has protein sequence MGFLGTIARNLDTLAGPGVMLLYPLYASMRAIESPSTLDDQQWLTYWVLYSFMTLFELSCWKILEWIPIWPYTKLVFCLWLVLPVFNGAAYIYENFVRKYVNIGSVISNYPVGQRKVLLMMSPDARKSVESYIEKYGPEAFERVIKAAEKEARKH, from the exons ATGGGTTTTCTCGGGACAATCGCAAGGAATTTGGATACACTTGCTGG ACCTGGAGTGATGCTGCTTTATCCCCT atatgcatCCATGAGAGCAATTGAGAGCCCTTCAACACTAGATGATCAGCAGTGGTTGACATACTGGGTCCTGTACTCTTTCATGACGTTGTTCGAGCTTTCTTGCTGGAAGATACTTGAATG GATTCCGATATGGCCATATACGAAGCTGGTGTTTTGTTTGTGGCTGGTGCTGCCAGTTTTCAATGGTGCAGCTTATATATATGAGAATTTTGTGAGGAAGTATGTGAATATCGGGAGTGTCATCTCAAATTATCCCGTGGGACAGAGGAAGGTTCTACTGATGATGAGTCCTGATGCAAGAAAGTCTGTTGAAAGTTACATCGAGAAATACGGGCCAGAAGCCTTTGAGAGAGTAATCAAAGCG GCTGAGAAAGAAGCAAGGAAACACTGA
- the LOC140967422 gene encoding HVA22-like protein f isoform X2: MLLYPLYASMRAIESPSTLDDQQWLTYWVLYSFMTLFELSCWKILEWIPIWPYTKLVFCLWLVLPVFNGAAYIYENFVRKYVNIGSVISNYPVGQRKVLLMMSPDARKSVESYIEKYGPEAFERVIKAAEKEARKH, encoded by the exons ATGCTGCTTTATCCCCT atatgcatCCATGAGAGCAATTGAGAGCCCTTCAACACTAGATGATCAGCAGTGGTTGACATACTGGGTCCTGTACTCTTTCATGACGTTGTTCGAGCTTTCTTGCTGGAAGATACTTGAATG GATTCCGATATGGCCATATACGAAGCTGGTGTTTTGTTTGTGGCTGGTGCTGCCAGTTTTCAATGGTGCAGCTTATATATATGAGAATTTTGTGAGGAAGTATGTGAATATCGGGAGTGTCATCTCAAATTATCCCGTGGGACAGAGGAAGGTTCTACTGATGATGAGTCCTGATGCAAGAAAGTCTGTTGAAAGTTACATCGAGAAATACGGGCCAGAAGCCTTTGAGAGAGTAATCAAAGCG GCTGAGAAAGAAGCAAGGAAACACTGA